The sequence below is a genomic window from Gemmatimonadota bacterium.
GCAACACGTAGCCCTCGGCGTGCTTTGGCCGGCGGTAGAACGCGCAAAACTTGCAATCGGCGACGCAGACGTTGGTGTAGTTGATGTTGCGGTCGACGATGTAGGTGACCACTTCCTCGGGATGATGCCGATAGCGCTCGGCGTCGGCCAACCGGCCCAGTTCGAGTAGCGGGGCTTTCTCATAGAGCTCGAGATACTGCTCGAATTCGCTGTCGGTACGATCGACGATCATGGGCAATTCCTTGACGCTTAGGCGGCCGTGATGAACGAGAGCGAGCCGTCCGGGACCAACCCATCTTGGGCCAACCGCCGGAAGAAGTCCGTGAGACCGGCAAGGTGCCGGTAGGACAGGGCGTAGTCGAGATCGCCGAAGTAGGCCCGCACGACGGACCGTGAAATACCGGTGGCCAACGCCGCGGCGTCCGCTAGTTCGTCGAGATGATCGAGGCCCCAGGCCCGCGATTCCAGGAGCGCTTGATGCACGATCTGGGCGGTCCGGTGGTCCGTGTCCCGCCGGGCGGCCCACACCGCGAAGACGAACGGCAGCCCGGTCCATTCTTTCCAGGCCAGCCCCAAGTCGGTCATGTACGGGTAGGCCGATTGGGAGGCCAGCACCAGACAGGCATCGCCGATGACGAGTACCGCTTCATGCGGGAAGCCCGCGAGGGCGGTCAGGTCGGATGACTCGGCCCGGACCGTGGCGAATTTCGGGGCGACCCGCCATCGATGGCGGCACAACAACTCGAGCAACAGGATGGACGTCCGGGATGAGGCCGTGCGGAGCACCGTGGCCCCGTCGAGCTCATGCACCGGCCGCTTGCTGAACAGCGCCACGCTCTGGACCGGGCCGTCGCAGCTGATTGCGAGATCGGGGAGCAGGTGGTACGCCGCGGCGTTCCGGGCGTATTCGACCGCCGATACGACACTCAGGCCGAGTTCGCCGGCCGCCAGCAAGTCGTTCAGTTCGGCCGCCGTTCCGCTAATCAACTCCGACCGGGGCGCGACGATGCCGCGGTCCATCGCGCCATAGATTGGAAAGCAATTGATCCAGGGGATTCGGCCCAATCTCAGCACTCGGCGCTCGGCGCTCGGCACTCGGCTACGCGGCCTCGGCGAAGTCGGTCCGGACCGGTTGATAGAGTGCGTCGCGTTCGACCGGTCGTTTGCCGACGCCTTGAATCATGTCGACTAAGGCGCGGTACGGCATCAGCATCTGGGTTTGGGCGCCGGCCTCGTGGTAGACGCGCTCGAAGACCACGGTGCCCTCGAGATCGTCACATCCGAACTGAAGGACGACCTGGGACATGAACGGTGTCACCATCGGCCAGTGGGTCTTGATGTGGTCGATGTTGTCGAAGTAGAGCCGCCCGACGGCGATGTTCTTGAGATCTTCATAGCCGGTCGTGGCGGACCCCGCCCGGCCCATTTCGGTGCCGAGTTCATTGTTGTCGGGGTGGTAGGCCAGCGGGATGTAGGTCAGGAAACCGCCGGTCTCGCCCTGGAGATCCCGGAGCATCGTCAGGTGCTCGATCCGATCGGCGGCGGTCTCGACGTGGCCATAGAGCATGGTGCAATTGGTCCGAATGCCGAGCCCGTGGGCCGTCCGGTGTACCGTGATCCACTCGTCGCCAGTGAGCTTTCGCTCGGCGATGGTGGCCCGGACCGCGGTGCTGAATACTTCGGCGCCACCACCCGGCATGGTGTCGAGGCCGGCTTCCCGGAGCCGGATCAGGACGTCCGCCACGGTCGTCTTTTCGATCCGGGCCAAGTGGGCAATCTCGACCGCCGTGAGCGCCTTGATGTGCACGTGCGGATGGCGCTCCTTGAGGCCGCGGAACATATCGGCGTAGTAACTCAGGGGCAGCTTGGGATGGAGTCCGCCAACGATATGGAACTCGCGGGTCACGCCCCCGCTGGCCGCCTCGGCTTCGTGGTAGACCTCTTCGAGGCTCCGGGTGTAGCTCCCTTCCTCTTTCGGCATCCGGGCGAAGGAACAAAACACGCAGGTGTTCCGGAGGATACAGACGTTGGTCGGGTTGAGGTGCTGATTGGCCGAGAAGAACACCCGATCGCCGTTCTTCTGGTAGTTGGCCCACTCGGCCAGCGCCCCCAAACTCAAGATGTCATGGGTCTGGTACAGGGCGATCCCATCGGCGGGATCAAGCCGGCGGCCGGCGAACACCTTGTCAGCGATGGGCCGCAGCGCTGGGTCTTTAAAGCGGGCCGGATCGGGCGCGGCAAACATGCTATCTCCGTTGAGGAAATACACTTACGTGAGGCGAACAGTAATCTAGTCGTTCTTGCGGCAGAGAGGGAGCGCTGGACCTTGGTTCGGGGAATCAGGGATGGAATCGCCGGACCGCCAACGTCACGTTGTGACCGCCGAAGCCGAAGGAATTGGAAATGGCGACATCGACCTCGCGGTCGATCAGGACGTTCGGGGCCGAAAACAGGTCGCAGTTTGGGTCGGGGGTGACCTGGTTGATCGTCGGCGGGACTTTGCCGGTGGTTGCCACCTTCAGCGAGACGGCAAACTCGAGCGCCCCGGCCGCGCCCAACAGGTGGCCGGTCATCGATTTGGTCGACCCGAACACCAGTTTGGAGGCATGGTCGCCAAAGACGGTCTTGACGGCCGTGGTCTCGGCGACGTCGCCCAACGGCGTGGAGGTGCCGTGGGCATTGACGTACCCAACCATGGAGGGGTCAATCCCGCCATCGGCCAGACAGTCTCGCATGGCCCGCTGGGCCCCTTCGCCGTCGGGGGCGGGGGCGGTCATGTGATGCGCATCGCCGCTCATGCCGTACCCGACGACCTCACCAAGGATCGTGGCGCCGCGCGACATGGCGTGCTCGAGGCTTTCCAGGACGACCGAGGCACTGCCGTCGCCGAGAACGAAGCCGTCGCGGCCTTGGTCGAAGGGCCGGCTGGCCAATTCGGGCGCCTCGTTCCTGGTGGAGAGCGCCTTCATGTTCTGGAATCCGGCAATGGCCAACCCGGTGATTGCCGCTTCGGCGCCGCCGGCGACGATGCACACGGCCTTGCCGTGTTTAATCAGGTCGTAGGCTTCGCCGATGGCATGCGCCGACGAGGCGCAGGCCGACACCGTGCAGAAGTTTGGCCCTTTGAGGCCGTAGCGGATCGACACCATGCCGGCGGCGATGTCGGGAATGAACATTGGGACGAAGAAGGGGGAGACCCGATCCGGCCCTTTCTCGATATACGCCCGGCACTGCTCTTCGAACGTCATCATCCCGCCGATCCCGCTCCCGATGATGACGCCGGTTCGCAGCGGGTCGGGGAACTTGCCCTCCAGCCCGGCCTGGGTAATGGCCTGATGGGCGGTTCCGAGGGCCAACTGGAGGAACAAATCGTACCGGCGGGCTTCTTTCCGATCGATGTAGACGAGCGGATCAAACCCTTTGACTTCGCAGGCAAACCGGACCTGGAGCCGGCTCGGATCGAACTTGGTGATCGGCCCGGCCCCGGATTTTCCGGCCAGCAAATTGGTCCAGGTGTCGTCCATCGTCAGACCGACTGGGGTCAATGCCCCCAGCCCGGTCACCACGACGCGTGCTGGCTTCACTTACTTGCTCCCCATCTTCTCCTGGAGATACGTCAACGCCTCGCCGACGGTCTTGAGCTTTTCAGCCTCCTCGTCCGGGATGTCGATGTCGAATTCTTTCTCGAACGCCATGACCAGCTCGACCGTGTCGAGCGAATCGGCCCCAAGATCTTCCATGAAGCTCGCCCCGTCGGTGAGCTTCTCCCGTTCGACGCCGAGTTCTTCGGCAATGATGTCTTTCACCTTCTCGACCATGTCGCTCATGTCATCCCCTACGTTAAATGACCATGCCTCCGTCCACGACGAGCACCTGACCGGTGACGTAGCGGGCAAGATCGGAAGCGAGGAAGAGCACCGCACCGGCAATGTCGGAGGGTTGCCCCAGCCGGCCGAGCGCGATTTGAGATAATAACGCGTCCCTGGCCTCTTGAGGCAAGGCGGCGGTCATGTCGGTCTCGATGAAGCCGGGGGCGACACAATTGGCCGTGACCCCCCGGCTAGCGTATTCCTTGGCGACGGACTTCGTGAAGCCGATCAACCCGGCCTTGCTGGCCGCGTAGTTGGCTTGGCCCTTGTTGCCCGTGATGCCGACGATGCTGGTGATGTTGATGATCCGGCCGGCCCGGCGTTTCATCATCCCGCGGATCACGGTTTTGGTGGTGTAGAAGGCGCCCTTGAGGTTGGCGTCCAGCACCTGGTTCCAATCGTCGTCGGCCAGTCGGATCAGCAGGTTGTCCCGGGTGAGCCCGGCGTTGTTCACCAGGATCGAGATCGGTCCGAGGGCCTTTTCCGCCGCGGCGATCGCGGCCTCGACCGCCGCGCGGTCGGCCACGTCGCAGGCCACCCCGACCGTCCGGGGCCCCAATTCCGAGGCCACGGCGGCGGCTTGGTCCGGATTTCGGCCTACTACCGCGACGGAGGCGCCTGCTTGGTGAAGCGCGGCCGCAATGCCCCGCCCGATTCCACGGGTGCTGCCGGTGACAAAAGCCACCTGGCCGGTGAGGTCGATTGCGACGGTCATCGGAGGAACGCCTCGACCTCGTCGGCCGTCCCCAAACCGACATACTCGGCGTCATCGACGATCCGCTTGACCAATCCGCCGAGGACCTTGCCGGGACCGATCTCAACGAATCGAACCACCGGGGCCAGAGCCGCGAGCGCGCGAACGCACTCGATCCACCGCACGGGGGCGGTGAGTTGCTCCTCGAGCCGGCGTTTGGCCAGCGCGGCTGTAGTGACTGCGGCGGCGCTGGCATTGGCCATGATGGGGAAGGCAGGGTCGGCAAACGGCACGGCCGCCAGCGCGGCGGCCAGGCCCGGAACCGCCGGGGCCATCAACGGCGAGTGGAAGGCGCCACTGACCTTGAGCGGGAGGACCCGCTTTGCCCCGGCCGCTTTGCAGGCGGTGCCGGCCCGGTCGACCGCGCCCGGATCGCCGGAGATGACGGTTTGGTCCGGGGCGTTGAGATTGGCCGCGACGGCCACGTCGCCCGGCGTTGACACCGCGGAACACTGCGCCACGACCTCGTCGCTGGCCATTCCCAAGACGGCCGCCATCGCGCCGGGCCGCTGGCTTCCGGCTTCTTGCATGAGTTCGCCGCGGCGCCGGACCAGCCGGGCGGCATCGAGGGCGGACAGGGCCCCCGCGGCCACGTAGGCCGAGTATTCGCCGAGGCTGTGGCCGGCGGCGCCGCTGACGGGCCCGAGCCGGCCGGCCACCAGGGTCAATACGGCCGCGGAATGGGCGAGAATGGCGGGCTGGGTGTTGCTGGTTTGTTGGAGCGCATCCTCGGGGCCTTCGGTCATGATCCGACTGAGCGGAAAGCCTAACGCTTGATCGATGGACTCGAGGGTTTGGCGGGCGGCCGGAAACCGGTCGGCCAAATCCTTGGCCATCCCGACTTTCTGGGCGCCCTGCCCGGGGAATAGCAGGACGGTTACCATCGAACCACCACGGCTCCCCAGGTGAAACCGGCGCCGAAGCTGACCAGCAGCACCACCATCCCAGGCTTGAGGCGGCCACTCTGCTCGGCCTCGACCAAGGCCAGCGGAATCGTCCCGGCGGAGGTATTCCCGTACCGATCGATGTTGATGACGACCTTCTCGATCGGGACCCCCACCTCGCCGGCGGTCGAGTTGATGATCCGGAGATTGGCCTGGTGGGGGACGAGGAGGTCGATATCCTGGGGCCGGAGCCCGGCCTTGCCGAGCGCTTGGTGGCAGGCCTGCGCCATCCGGCGGACCGCCACTTTGAAGACTTCCCGGCCCGCCATCTTGACGAAGAGCCGCCGGTCCCGAATGATGGCCTCGGTCGGCGGCTCGGTTGAACCTCCGGCGGGGATGTACAGCAGATCGGCCAGGGTGCCGTCGGCACCTAACGAAGTGGAGAGGATGCCCCGGTTGTCGACGGAGGGAACCAGAACCGCGGCCCCCGCGCCGTCGCCGAACAGCACGGCGGTGTTGCGGTCCTGCCAATCGACGATTGACGACAACCGGTCGCCGCCCATGGCGAGGACCCGTTGGCTCGCCCCACTGGCAATCAATCCTTCGGCCACGGTCAACGAGTAGAGCCACCCCGGACACGCTGCGACGACATCAAACGCGGCCGCGGTCCCGCCGCCCAGCTTGGCTTGGACATCGCAGGCGGCCGACGGCAGGCGCCGGTCGGGCGTACAGGTGCCGCAGATGATGGTGTCGATGGCGGCCATCTCGAGGCCCGCCGCGGCGAGGGCCTCCCGGGAGGCCGACACGAAGAGGTCGGACAGGGCCTCGTTCGGCTGCAGCACCCGGCGCTCGCGAATTCCGGTCCGCTCGACGATCCAGTCGTTGGAGGTGTCGAGGGTCTTCTCGAGGTCGGCATTGGTGATGACCGTCGACGGGGCCGCCGCCCCAATGCCGGCAATCCTGGCGATGGGTTTTCGCATCTACGCTGGTTCTGCCGACGGGGCGTGGGACGCGAACTCGGTGCCGATATGCTGCGACAGTTCGCTCTCGACCGCCTGAACCGCAACCCGGATGGCGTTCTTGATGGCGTCGGCGTTCGAACTGCCATGACAGATAATAGGATTGCCCTTGACCCCGAGGAGCGGTGATCCGCCGTATTGGGAGTAGTCGAGCATCCGGAACGCTTTCCGGGTCGAGGGCTGCTCCCAGATGCCTTCCCGGGTGGCCAACAGGCGGACCAGGCCCAGAACCGATTCGTAGAACTTAAGGACGACATTGCCGACGAAGCCATCACACACCACGACATCGACGCGGCCGATCCGGTGATGCTCGCCCAGGATGTCCCGGCCCTCGATGTTGCCGGCGTAGTTGATGCCCGGGGCCTGCTTCAGCAACAAGTGGGCTTCCTTGACGATGGCATTGCCCTTGCCCTCTTCCTCACCGACGTTGAGCAGCCCGATGGTCGGGCTGGGACGGCGCTGAATGTCCCGCATGTAGATCGTGCCGAGGTAGGCAAAGCCGAGCAGTTCCCGGGGCGAACAGTCGAGGTTGGCTCCGGCGTCCAACATCAAGACGGGTCCGTCGGCGGTGGGCAGGAGGGCTCCGACGGTGGCCCGTTCGACCCCCGGATGGAGGCCAAGGAGCATGGTCGAGGCCGCGAGCATGGCCCCGGTGTTGCCGGCGGAGACGAAGACGTCGGCCTGGCCACTGGCCTCGAGCCCCAGGCCGACGACGATGCTGCTTTTTTGCTTGCGGCGGACGGCTTCGAGCGGCCGCTCGCCCGGGCCAATGACTTCGGGCGCCTCGACGACGGAGATTCGGCTGGCGTCGAAGCCCGAGTGTTTCGCGATCTCGGCCTCAACCAGCGCGGTTTGGCCGACGAATTGAATGGTAAAACCGGGTGGGAGTTCCTTCAGCGCCAAAATTGCGCCCTCGACCTCGGTCGTGGGCGCCCAATCGCCTCCCATCGCGTCGAGCGCGACGCGAACCACTTGCCTCAGTCCTCGACCTCGAGACGCTTCTTGCCGGCGTAGTACCCGCACGATTCGCAAATCCGATGCGGGAGCCGGGGCGAGCTACACCGGGGGCAGTTCTGCAGCTTCATGCCGGCGGCCGAATGATGACTCCGGCGCATCCGCTTCCTCGATTTCGAGGTTTTTCTCTTGGGTACGGCCATAAACTCCTCGGGATTACTTGGGTTCGTTGCAGGTGCACGGACCCTGGTTCAAATCTTCGCCACACTTGGGGCACAAGCCCGCGCAGTCCTCGCGGCAGAGCGGGTACTTCGAAAACGCCAACGCCAACTCTTCGCGGACCGCCGCCGTCACGTCGACATGGGCGACCGGCTCGGTGAGCGGATACACGCTGGGGTCGTCCTGGAGATCGGGGTCGGCGGAAAAGACCGCAGCCACGGCCGACTCGACCGGCACCTCGAGGTCCTTCAGGCAACGACGGCAATTGGTCTGGGCCCGTCCGGCAAAGCGCCCGTGCCACACATAGTCGCCCCGACCGGTGATCTCGAGAGTGCCCGCGATAGCAAGCGGCCCGGCCAATGAAACACCCAGCCCTTCGAACAGGGCGTCGGCGGCCGGGACCGTTCCGCTGGTCTCGACCGGTCCCCGATGGATCTCTCGAATATCAACCCGGAGCATAACCCGTAAAGCTAGCCGCGAGATAGGTTTAGGACAAGGAGTTCAGCCCCAGAGATTGGCCCGCTCCGCCTCGGTAAAGAAGAACCCGATTTCGCGCGCCGCATTCTCGTCGCTGTCCGAGCCGTGGACCGCGTTCCTCCCCTTGGATTCAGCGAAGAGCTTCCGGATGGTGCCGGGGGCCGCTTCGGCGGGGTCAGTGGCGCCAATGGCCGTCCGGAAGGCCTTGACGGCGTCGTCATGCTCGAGCGCCATCGGAAAACACGGCCCGCTGGTCATGAAGTCGACCAGCTCCTGGTAGAACGGTCGGCCCCGGTGCACGTCGTAGAACGCCTCCGCCTCGACTCGGGAGAGCCGCGCCAGCTTCCCGGCCCGGACCTTCCAACCGGCCCGTTCGAGATGGGCGATGATATTGCCGGTGTTGGCTTTGGCAACCGCGTCGGGCTTAACAATTCCTAGGGTCAATCGGCCAGCCATGGAATCCTCTTATTTCAGGCGCTGTTGGATCAGTTGAACGACGTCGGCGGGACGCTCCATCACGCTGACGCCGGCGGCTTTGAACGCCGCGATCTTTTCGGCGGCCGTTCCGGACGACCCCGAGACGATCGCGCCGGCGTGGCCCATCCGGCGTCCCGGCGGCGCGGTCTGTCCGGCAATGAATCCGACCACCGGCTTGGTCACCTGCTGGGCAATGAATTCCGCGGCCTTCTGCTCGTCCGTTCCGCCGATTTCGCCCATCATGACAATGGCGTCGGTGTCAGGGTCGGCCTGGAACGCGGCGAGCACGTCGATGAAGTTGGTGCCGATGACCGGATCGCCGCCGATTCCAACGCAGGTGCTCTGGCCAATCCCGTGCTTGGTGAGCTGGTTGACGACCTCGTAGGTCAGGGTACCGCTTCGGGACACCAGACCGACGCGGCCCGGCAAGCAGATGTTGCCGGGGATGATCCCGACCTTGGCCACCCCGGGGGTAATGAGCCCCGGGCAGTTCGGCCCGAGCAGCCGGGCGCCCTTGTCCCGAACGAACGGCATGACCTTCGTCATGTCGAGAACCGGAATGCCCTCGGTAATGCAGACGATGAAGGCGATCCCGGCGTCAGCGGCCTCCGCAATGGCCGCAGCGGCGAAGGGCGGCGGCACATAGATGACCGAGGTGTTTGCTCCGGTGGTTTGGACGGCCTCGGCGACGGTATCGAATACGGGGACCTTGGCTTCAAATTGCTGGCCGCCCTTCCCCGGCGTGACCCCGGCGACCACGTTGGTGCCATACGCCAGCATTTGCTTCGAGTGGAACGACCCGTCCCGTCCGGTAATGCCTTGGACCACCAAGCGGGTCGAGGCGTTGACGAAAATGCTCATTTGGCCCCCTTGGCGAGCGCGACCGCCTGCTTGACGGCCTCATCCATGTCGTTCAGTGCTTTCATGCCGACCCCTTCGAGAATCTTGATCGCTTCCTTCTCGTTGGTGCCGGTCAGGCGAATGACGATCGGGACCTCGACCTTGAACTGCCGGGTGGCCGTTACGATACCGTTGGCCACGTCGTCGGTCCGGGTAATGCCGCCGAAGATATTGAACAGGATGACTTTCACGGCCGGATCGGCGGTGATGATCTTGAGCGCGTCGACCACTTTCTCCGGGTTGGAGCTCCCGCCGATGTCCAAGAAGTTGGCCGGTTCGCCGCCGTAGTACTTGACCAGGTCCATAGTGGCCATTGCCAGGCCCGCTCCGTTCACGACGCAGCCGACATTGCCGTCGAGCTTGATGAACGTGAGGTTGGCCTTTCGGGCGGCAACTTCGCTCGGAGCCTCGGCGGTTTCGTCGCGCAGGGCGGCGAGATCCCGGCGCCGATCGAGTTCATTGTCGTCGATCGAGATTTTGGCGTCGAGGGCCAGGACTTTGCCGTCCGGGGTCGTCGCGAGCGGGTTGATCTCGGCCAGGGAGGCTCCGTTGGCCATAAAGGCCGCGTAGAGTTGCTCCATGATCTTCGCGGCCGCCCGCACTTGGTCGAAGTTCTGGTACAACTTGAGGGCCAGACCTAACGCCTGGTGCGGAAGGAGTCCGTACCGGGGATCGACCGCCAGGCGGTGAATCTGCTCGGGCGTCTTGGCGGCCACTTCCTCGATGTCGACCCCTCCAGCCGGGCTCACCATAAACAGCGGCCGTTGCGACTCGCGGTCCATGATCAACCCGACGTAGCATTCGGTGACGATGTCGGCCGCGGGAACCACCAAGACCTTTTCAACCACCAGGCCCTTGATGGTCATGCCGAGAATGCGAGTGGCGTGTTCCTTCGTTTCGTCGGGGGTCTGGGCCAATTTGACCCCGCCGGCCTTCCCGCGGCCCCCGGAATGCACTTGCGCTTTGACGACGACCGTGCCGCCGAGCCGGCGCGCAATTGCAGTGGCCTCGTCGGGGGTGGAGGCCACCCCGCCATCGAACATCGGGACTCCGTGAACCTTGAGTAGTTCGCGGGCTTGGTACTCGTGGAGGTTCACATTCCCCCCGGGGAATGAAGCGTTAGTGGGGAGCGAGCAAGTTCTGGGCGGAAAAGGTAGCCGGTGGCTTAAGCCTAAACAATGCCTTGACTTACGGCTTAGGGTCGCGGGCCGGGACGCCGGCTGGCCGAAGCAAGGCTCGAAGATACCCGAAGGCCAGGCCGAAGTCCTGAAGGTCGCCCCGTTTGAGCGCGGCCTCCGCCCGGTCGAGCCACTCCCGGGCCCGCTCCAGGCGCGGTCCGGCGGCCGACCCGACCGCCGCCGGCGCGGCGACTCCGCGAAGGTTCTGCCACGCCTCGTCGTAGGTCCTCCCCGCTCCGAGCCGGTTGCCGACGGCCAGATTGACGAGGATGAGGGCGCCCTGTCCCGGAATGCCGAGGGCGTAATTGGGTTGGTACGCCACCAAGGTGTCGCCGAGGGTCGAGAACCGGATTA
It includes:
- the mqnE gene encoding aminofutalosine synthase MqnE, coding for MFAAPDPARFKDPALRPIADKVFAGRRLDPADGIALYQTHDILSLGALAEWANYQKNGDRVFFSANQHLNPTNVCILRNTCVFCSFARMPKEEGSYTRSLEEVYHEAEAASGGVTREFHIVGGLHPKLPLSYYADMFRGLKERHPHVHIKALTAVEIAHLARIEKTTVADVLIRLREAGLDTMPGGGAEVFSTAVRATIAERKLTGDEWITVHRTAHGLGIRTNCTMLYGHVETAADRIEHLTMLRDLQGETGGFLTYIPLAYHPDNNELGTEMGRAGSATTGYEDLKNIAVGRLYFDNIDHIKTHWPMVTPFMSQVVLQFGCDDLEGTVVFERVYHEAGAQTQMLMPYRALVDMIQGVGKRPVERDALYQPVRTDFAEAA
- the fabF gene encoding beta-ketoacyl-[acyl-carrier-protein] synthase II, coding for MKPARVVVTGLGALTPVGLTMDDTWTNLLAGKSGAGPITKFDPSRLQVRFACEVKGFDPLVYIDRKEARRYDLFLQLALGTAHQAITQAGLEGKFPDPLRTGVIIGSGIGGMMTFEEQCRAYIEKGPDRVSPFFVPMFIPDIAAGMVSIRYGLKGPNFCTVSACASSAHAIGEAYDLIKHGKAVCIVAGGAEAAITGLAIAGFQNMKALSTRNEAPELASRPFDQGRDGFVLGDGSASVVLESLEHAMSRGATILGEVVGYGMSGDAHHMTAPAPDGEGAQRAMRDCLADGGIDPSMVGYVNAHGTSTPLGDVAETTAVKTVFGDHASKLVFGSTKSMTGHLLGAAGALEFAVSLKVATTGKVPPTINQVTPDPNCDLFSAPNVLIDREVDVAISNSFGFGGHNVTLAVRRFHP
- a CDS encoding acyl carrier protein, yielding MSDMVEKVKDIIAEELGVEREKLTDGASFMEDLGADSLDTVELVMAFEKEFDIDIPDEEAEKLKTVGEALTYLQEKMGSK
- the fabG gene encoding 3-oxoacyl-[acyl-carrier-protein] reductase encodes the protein MTVAIDLTGQVAFVTGSTRGIGRGIAAALHQAGASVAVVGRNPDQAAAVASELGPRTVGVACDVADRAAVEAAIAAAEKALGPISILVNNAGLTRDNLLIRLADDDWNQVLDANLKGAFYTTKTVIRGMMKRRAGRIINITSIVGITGNKGQANYAASKAGLIGFTKSVAKEYASRGVTANCVAPGFIETDMTAALPQEARDALLSQIALGRLGQPSDIAGAVLFLASDLARYVTGQVLVVDGGMVI
- the fabD gene encoding [acyl-carrier-protein] S-malonyltransferase, whose translation is MVTVLLFPGQGAQKVGMAKDLADRFPAARQTLESIDQALGFPLSRIMTEGPEDALQQTSNTQPAILAHSAAVLTLVAGRLGPVSGAAGHSLGEYSAYVAAGALSALDAARLVRRRGELMQEAGSQRPGAMAAVLGMASDEVVAQCSAVSTPGDVAVAANLNAPDQTVISGDPGAVDRAGTACKAAGAKRVLPLKVSGAFHSPLMAPAVPGLAAALAAVPFADPAFPIMANASAAAVTTAALAKRRLEEQLTAPVRWIECVRALAALAPVVRFVEIGPGKVLGGLVKRIVDDAEYVGLGTADEVEAFLR
- a CDS encoding ketoacyl-ACP synthase III, which encodes MRKPIARIAGIGAAAPSTVITNADLEKTLDTSNDWIVERTGIRERRVLQPNEALSDLFVSASREALAAAGLEMAAIDTIICGTCTPDRRLPSAACDVQAKLGGGTAAAFDVVAACPGWLYSLTVAEGLIASGASQRVLAMGGDRLSSIVDWQDRNTAVLFGDGAGAAVLVPSVDNRGILSTSLGADGTLADLLYIPAGGSTEPPTEAIIRDRRLFVKMAGREVFKVAVRRMAQACHQALGKAGLRPQDIDLLVPHQANLRIINSTAGEVGVPIEKVVINIDRYGNTSAGTIPLALVEAEQSGRLKPGMVVLLVSFGAGFTWGAVVVRW
- the plsX gene encoding phosphate acyltransferase PlsX is translated as MGGDWAPTTEVEGAILALKELPPGFTIQFVGQTALVEAEIAKHSGFDASRISVVEAPEVIGPGERPLEAVRRKQKSSIVVGLGLEASGQADVFVSAGNTGAMLAASTMLLGLHPGVERATVGALLPTADGPVLMLDAGANLDCSPRELLGFAYLGTIYMRDIQRRPSPTIGLLNVGEEEGKGNAIVKEAHLLLKQAPGINYAGNIEGRDILGEHHRIGRVDVVVCDGFVGNVVLKFYESVLGLVRLLATREGIWEQPSTRKAFRMLDYSQYGGSPLLGVKGNPIICHGSSNADAIKNAIRVAVQAVESELSQHIGTEFASHAPSAEPA
- a CDS encoding 50S ribosomal protein L32, with the translated sequence MAVPKRKTSKSRKRMRRSHHSAAGMKLQNCPRCSSPRLPHRICESCGYYAGKKRLEVED
- a CDS encoding DUF177 domain-containing protein; this encodes MLRVDIREIHRGPVETSGTVPAADALFEGLGVSLAGPLAIAGTLEITGRGDYVWHGRFAGRAQTNCRRCLKDLEVPVESAVAAVFSADPDLQDDPSVYPLTEPVAHVDVTAAVREELALAFSKYPLCREDCAGLCPKCGEDLNQGPCTCNEPK
- a CDS encoding nucleoside-diphosphate kinase; this encodes MAGRLTLGIVKPDAVAKANTGNIIAHLERAGWKVRAGKLARLSRVEAEAFYDVHRGRPFYQELVDFMTSGPCFPMALEHDDAVKAFRTAIGATDPAEAAPGTIRKLFAESKGRNAVHGSDSDENAAREIGFFFTEAERANLWG
- the sucD gene encoding succinate--CoA ligase subunit alpha — translated: MSIFVNASTRLVVQGITGRDGSFHSKQMLAYGTNVVAGVTPGKGGQQFEAKVPVFDTVAEAVQTTGANTSVIYVPPPFAAAAIAEAADAGIAFIVCITEGIPVLDMTKVMPFVRDKGARLLGPNCPGLITPGVAKVGIIPGNICLPGRVGLVSRSGTLTYEVVNQLTKHGIGQSTCVGIGGDPVIGTNFIDVLAAFQADPDTDAIVMMGEIGGTDEQKAAEFIAQQVTKPVVGFIAGQTAPPGRRMGHAGAIVSGSSGTAAEKIAAFKAAGVSVMERPADVVQLIQQRLK
- a CDS encoding ADP-forming succinate--CoA ligase subunit beta, which encodes MNLHEYQARELLKVHGVPMFDGGVASTPDEATAIARRLGGTVVVKAQVHSGGRGKAGGVKLAQTPDETKEHATRILGMTIKGLVVEKVLVVPAADIVTECYVGLIMDRESQRPLFMVSPAGGVDIEEVAAKTPEQIHRLAVDPRYGLLPHQALGLALKLYQNFDQVRAAAKIMEQLYAAFMANGASLAEINPLATTPDGKVLALDAKISIDDNELDRRRDLAALRDETAEAPSEVAARKANLTFIKLDGNVGCVVNGAGLAMATMDLVKYYGGEPANFLDIGGSSNPEKVVDALKIITADPAVKVILFNIFGGITRTDDVANGIVTATRQFKVEVPIVIRLTGTNEKEAIKILEGVGMKALNDMDEAVKQAVALAKGAK